The Oncorhynchus kisutch isolate 150728-3 unplaced genomic scaffold, Okis_V2 Okis01b-Okis20b_hom, whole genome shotgun sequence genome contains the following window.
GATCCCTCCTGTTACCCACTCCCCGTGGTTCAGATCCCCCCTGTTACCTACTCCCCGTGGTTCAGATCCCTCCTGTTACCTACTCCCCGTGGTCCTGTTACCTACTCCCCGTGGGAGACCCAGGTTCAGATCCCTCCTGTTACCTACTCCCCGTGGTTCAGATCCCTCCTGTTACCTACTCCCCGTGGTTCAGATCCCTCCTGTTACCTACTCCCCGTGGTTCAGATCCCTCCTGTTACCTACTCCCCGTGGTTCAGATCCCTCCTGTTACCTACTCCCCGTGGTTCAGATCCCTCCTGTTACCCACTCCCCGTGGTTCAGATCCCCCCTGTTACCTACTCCCCGTGGTTCAGATCCCTCCTGTTACCTACTCCCCGTGGTTCAGTTACCTCCTGTTACCTACTCCCCGTGGGAGACCCAGGTTCAGATCCCTCCTGTTACCTACTCCCCGTGGTTCAGATCCCTCCTGTTACCTACTCCCCGTGGTTCAGATCCCTCCTGTTACCTACTCCCCGTGGTTCAGATCCCTCCTGTTACCTACTCCCCGTGGTTCAGATCCCTCCTGTAACCTACTCCCCGTGGTTCAGATCCCTCTTGTTACCTACTCCCCGTGGTTCAGATCCCTCCTGTTACCTACTCCCCGTGGTTCAGATCCCTCCTGTTACCTACTCCCCGTGGGAGACCCAGGTTCAGATCCCTCCTGTTACCTACTCCCCGTGGTTCAGATCCCTCTTGTTACCTACTCCCCGTGGTTCAGATCCCCCCTGTTACCTACTCCCCGTGGTTCAGATCTCTCCTGTTACCTACTCCCCGTGGTTCAGTTACCTCCTGTTACCTACTCCCCGTGGGAGACCCAGGTTCAGATCCCTCTTGTTACCTACTCCCCGTGGTTCAGATCCCTCCTGTTACCTACTCCCCGTGGTTCAGATCCCTCCTGTTACCTACTCCCCGTGGTTCAGATCCCTCCTGTTACCTACTCCCCGTGGGAGACCCAGGTTCAGATCCCTCCTGTTACCTACTCCCCGTGGTTCAGATCCCTCTTGTTACCTACTCCAACGTGGTTCAGATCCCTCATGTTACCTACTCCCCGTGGTTCAGATCCCTCTTGTTACCTACTCCAACGTGGTTCAGATCCCTCATGTTACCTACTCCCCGTGGGAGACGCAGGTTCAGATTCTGTTACCTACCTGGAAGTTGACATCCACCCCCCGGGACAGCAGGCCTCTCACCCCAGACAGGTCTCCTTCCTGGGCACAACGCAGTAGTCTTAGCCCCTCCAGTTCTGTGGTAGTACTGGTGGTGGTAGCCTGCTGCCTGCTAGCCTGTGGGAAAGAATACATGTACTTTAGTTACATTTTGGCCAATCAGCAGATGGCCAATCAGCAGATGGCCAATCAGCAGATGGCCAATCAGCAGATGGCCAATCAGCAGATGGCCAATCAGCAGATGGCCAATCAGCAGATGCTTCACTGGTGCATctggagtgtgcaaagctgtcagaggcagcttttttggttattacatgattccatatgtgttatttcatagtgttgatgtcttcaatagtattctacaatgtagaaaatagtacaaattaagaaaaaccctggaatgagtaggtgtcaacttttgtactggtactgtgtatatatactgaggaAATACTTTATTTTTAAATCATACATGTCATGATCATAGATGATGTAGCTACTAGGCTATATTTGTTGTGTTTGTGGTACCTGGACGTGCTGCCCTGCTCTTCTCCCCCTGcggttctctctccccctctgctccattcctcgtctctcctctccatccccttctTCTATGAGGCTTTGATAGAAGCGCCGTGCCTCCTCTCCTCCGAGGGTGCTGGGTTGAGGTCCGGTGGCTGCGCCTGCGTTTCCCGACCACAGCAGCTCTTCTTCTCGGGCCGGGGTGAAGTAGCTTAGAGAGCTCATGGCTGGGACCGGTTGGTCGGCGGCGCTGGAATAGCTAGCTGACCGCTAGACAGACTAGGCGACAATAACGTTACAGTCACCTAAAACACAGTTGACCAGTCGGATATTGATTAGATTTATGTAAACGAGGTAACTGACGTTCGTTAATCACTTTTCTGGAGTCTGGAAATGTCGGTGTAAGGTTATTTTTTCATCATACAGCTAATTAACTACAGTGGCTAACTCAATGACTCGTCTAATTCCTCCATCATATTGTTCCTTTTAGTAAGTAGCTAAGTGTAGTTAGCTAGCCTCAACCAAATATATTGTCTGTGCCTCGACGCTCGGTCGTAAATGATAATAGGCTAGCTGGCTGTGACTTATCAACCAGAATTAGCAATGGGCAGCTAGCACACTGAATTTAACGTTAGGTACCTAGATATTTAACAAGAAGTTTATATATAACAAAAAGATTACTTATATATttaacaaaacgtttatttctaTATATAAAATAAAGAGTTCTCAAAtgtaaataattttttttttaaaatactATCAAAATAGTTAGTTCCCTACCCGAGGTAACGTGCCTCcatctttgttgttgttggtttgcGACGTCATGTCCACTATTTTCTACGTCACGCAAATAGTCTCCACATCGCCCCCTGCTGACCGGAGTTGGTAACGCAGCAAAAGTAATTTTAGGACACGATTTCACATTAATTCAGtcaaacaaaaataaacacataGGTCTATATAATAGCGCGCCTAAATGGTGTACCAGTCGATATTACATATTGGTGTTCCACATTTTATTGATATTCAGACCAAAATATGTTGCATTAATCTGGTTTGGCCAgggtcggccgtcattgtaaataagaatttgttcataactgacttgtaaatataaaaaatctataaaaatgtggcttaacaaatcacataataaattACACGGACTCCTTGTGATATAATAGGGGTTGATGTGATATTTGAATGACTaatcccttcctctgtcccccatacatacagcatctgtaaggtccctcagtctagtagtgaatttcaagcacagattcagctacaaagaccagggagctttcgAAGTTCTCATTATAAAATGATTTGGGGCAGTGATCGGTAGATgggggaaaaatgcaccaaattataaaaaaaaaaaatcttcaacatagaaatgctaccaaaaaataATTTACTGAAACTTGAGACAAATGACGGAGCCTGTGATTCGCCAAATGGTATTCTGAAAGAGGAAGCAATGTACATTAAGCAGATGCtttcatttcagtctcctccaactcctccaACACGAcgctaattgtatggattttaaTGTAATACtaacagctgtacagaaagactcatgggattaaattacagaagagctgtacagaaagactcatgggattaaattacagaagagctgtacagaaagactcatgggattaaattacagaagagctgtacagaaagactcatgggattaaattacagaagagctgtacagaaagactcatgggattaaattacagaagagctgtacagaaagactcatgggattaaattacagaagagctgtacagaaagactcatgtgattaaattacagaagagctgtacagaaagactcatgtgattaaattacagaagagctgtacagaaagactcatgggattaaattacagaagagctgtacagaaagactcatgggattaaattacagaagagctgtacagaaagactcatgggattaaattacagaagagctgtacagaaagactcatgggattaaattacagaagagctgtacagaaagactcatgggattaaattacagaagagctgtacagaaagactcatgggattaaattacagaagagctgtacagaaagactcatgggattaaattacagaagagctgtacagaaagactcatgggattaaattacagaagagctgtacagaaagactcatgggattaaattacagaagagctgtacagaaagactcatgtgattaaattacagaagagctgtacagaaagactcatgtgattaaattacagaagagctgtacagaaagactcatgtgattaaattacagaagagctgtacagaaagactcatgggattaaattacagaagagctgtacagaaagactcatgggattaaattacagaagagctgtacagaaagactcatgggattaaattacagaagagctgtacagaaagactcatgggattaaattacagaagagctgtacagaaagactcatgggattaaattacagaagagctgtacagaaagactcatgggattaaattacagaagagctgtacagaaagactcatgggattaaattacagaagagctgtacagaaagactcatgggattaaattacagaagagctgtacagaaagactcatgggattaaattacagaagagctgtacagaaagactcatgggattaaattacagaagagctgtacagaaagactcatgggattaaattacagaagagctgtacagaaagactcatgtgattaaattacagaagagctgtacagaaagactcatgggattaaattacagaagagctgtacagaaagactcatgtgattaaattacagaagagctgtacagaaagactcatgggattaaattacagaagagctgtacagaaagactcatgggattaaattacagaagagctgtacagaaagactcatgggattaaattacagaagagctgtacagaaagactcatgggattaaattacagaagagctgtacagaaagactcatgggattaaattacagaagagctgtacagaaagactcatgggattaaattacagaagagctgtacagaaagactcatgggattaaattacagaagagctgtacagaaagactcatgggattaaattacagaagagctgtacagaaagactcatgggattaaattacagaagagctgtacagaaagactcatgggattaaattacagaagagctgtacagaaagactcatgggattaaattacagaagagctgtacagaaagactcatgtgattaaattacagaagagctgtacagaaagactcatgggattaaattacagaagagctgtacagaaagactcatgtgattaaattacagaagagctgtacagaaagactcatgggattaaattacagaagagctgtacagaaagactcatgggattaaattacagaagagctgtacagaaagactcatgggattaaattacagaagagctgtacagaaagactcatgggattaaattacagaagagctgtacagaaagactcatgtgattaaattacagaagagctgtacagaaagactcatgggattaaattacagaagagctgtacagaaagactcatgggattaaattacagaagagctgtacagaaagactcatgggattaaattacagaagagctgtacagaaagactcatgggattaaattacagaagagctgtacagaaagactcatgggattaaattacagaagagctgtacagaaagactcatgggattaaattacagaagagctgtacagaaagactcatgtggttaaattacagaagagctgtacagaaagactcatgggattaaattacagaagagctgtacagaaagactcatgggattaaattacagaagagctgtacagaaagactcatgggattaaattacagaagagctgtacagaaagactcatgtgattaaattacagaagagctgtacagaaagactcatgtggttaaattacagaagagctgtacagaaagactcatgggattaaattacagaagagctgtacagaaagactcatgtggttaaattacagaagagctgtacagaaagactcatgggattaaattacagaagagctgtacagaaagactcatgtggttaaattacagaagagctgtacagaaagactcatgggattaaattacagaagagctgtacagaaagactcatgggattaaattacagaagagctgtacagaaagactcatgggattaaattacagaagagctgtacagaaagactcatgtgattaaattacagaagagctgtacagaaagactcatgggattaaattacagaagagctgtacagaaagactcatgggattaaattacagaagagctgtacagaaagactcatgggattaaattacagaagagctgtacagaaagactcatgggattaaattacagaagagctgtacagaaagactcatgtggttaaattacagaagagctgtacagaaagactcatgggattaaattacagaagagctgtacagaaagactcatgggattaaattacagaagagctgtacagaaagactcatgggattaaattacagaagagctgtacagaaagactcatgggattaaattacagaagagctgtacagaaagactcatgggattaaattacagaagagctgtacagaaagactcatgtgataacattacagaagagctgtacagaaagactcatgtgataacattacagaagagctgtacagaaagactcatgtgataacattacagaagagctgtacagaaagactcatgtgataacattacagaagagctgtacagaaagactcatgtgataacattacagaagagctgtacagaaagactcatgtgataacattacagaagagctgtacagaaagactcatgtgataacattacagaagagctgtacagaaagactcatgggataacattacagaagagctgtacagaaagactcatgtgataaCATTACAGAAGagtaacttcttgatgcaattaaagcctataataagtctgggaaaactccaggccccgttttttttcttctttctccaAACTTTTTGTTGATGTACTCAGAGGTCCATTATTAGcgtgttttaaccactcctatacaAATAGATGatcagatactcaacaagaaCGTCTGATTTCAATATTCattgtcattgtgtgtagattgatgaggggagaaTAAAcccatattagaataaggctgtaacgtagcaacaTGTGGTAAAAAGTTCAAAGGGCCTGAGTACTTCCTGAgtacttcctgaatgcactgtacttcctgaatgcactgtacttcctgaatgcactgtacttcctgaatgcactgtacttcctgaatgcactgtacttcctgaatgcactgtacttcctgtacttcctgaatgcacttcctgaatgcactgtacttccTGAATGCACCAAATCATACAATGACAGACAAGAGGTTTTATACTTGTATATAATCAGCACTCGTAATCTAAACAAAATAACTATTTTCCTTCTTTTAAAAAAACAATCTGATTCAGGACATGATCATATCTCGAGATGAAAACACCACAGTAGCAAAGTCTCTATCTTAGAATAAGGTCATGTTTTACCACAACATTCCTCAAGTGTCATTTGTCATGAAATGTCCTCTTGGATCGCTGAGATTAGGATGTGTACTTATCTATTTcataattatatttaaaaaaaaaaaagtttttttcagATATTATGCATTTTACCACAATTTCCACAAAGTTCTAATTACCATAACAGTTATAAACTAATCCatttctaatatatatatatatatatttttttacattgctcTTGTAATGTAAAGGTCTGAGTTAAATAACACTGAAAATAAACATGTTTAAAATTAAATCAGACATTTTTTCCCCAACATGTCCACAGACACTGTGTTTGTACCTAATACATATTATAGTAGAATGTAAACTTCAACGAATATACCATTTTTTATGATTTATGGACAAATTACAGCAACATACTTTGGGTTTTATTTTAAATAAGTTTGTTTTTTCTAAAGTAAAACAGTATAAAATGACCCAAGAATTTAATCCAGACGAAAAGACGATTCAGgcgaaaataaaatgtattgaaaataagaCACTTTGCCTGAACTTAGTCCTCAGAATGACAGTTGGTTTTGTAACTACTGAACTTTGTCCTCAGAATGACAGTTGGTTTTGCAACTACTAAACTTAGTCCTCAGAATGACAGTTGGTTTTGTAACTACTAAACTTAGTCCTCAGAATGACAGTTGGTTTTTACAGATGCATCATGGTTTTGTAAACTACTGAACTTAGTCCTCAGAATGACAGTTGGTTTTGTAACTACTAAACTTAGTCCTCAGAATGACAGGCGGTTTTGTAACTACTAAACTTAGTCCTCAGAATGACAGTTGGTTTTGTAACTACTAAACTTAGTCCTCAGAATGACAATTGGTTTTGCAACTACTAAACTTAGTCCTCAGAATGACAGTTGGTTTTTACAGATGCATCATGGTTTTGTAACTCCATTATTTACAGAAACTGTTTAAAAACTGGTTTACGGAGAATCATCCATATAAACAATTTGATTTCATGTGACATCAACAAAACCACACGTTCTCAGTCAAAAACATCAAACAGAACACAGCTCCTCAATTCTCTGGTGTTTCCTCTCGAGTCAGTTCAGTTTGGATCAACGCCATGTTTCATTTCTTttcttgtgtaaatatttatatAGTCGCCAGCATTATTTGTCTACTTGTAAATATTTATATAGTCGCCAGCATTATTTGTCTCCTTGTAAATATTTATATAGTCGCCAGCATTATTTGTCTACttgcaaataaaaaaaatctctctctggGCAAGAAAAGTTATCTGGTGTGTTTTCCCCTGATCGGGAAAATGTCTTTGCAcaatgagagcagtggtatgtcctcTTTCATGATTATTCAGATGCCTTAACCGGTTAAATCTCTTTCCCAACTGGGAGCAGTGAAAAGTCTTATCCTCTCCTGTGTGTCCTGTCATGCCTATTCAGGACCCCTAACTTAGTTAAACTCTTTCCAGTCAGGAAGCAGAGgtgaggcttctctcctgtgtgtgtcctgtcatgCCTATTCAGGACCCCTAACTTAGTTAAACTCATTCCAGTCAGGAAGCAGAGgtgaggcttctctcctgtgtgtgtgttctcccatgTTTTTTCAGATACCCAAagtgggtaaaactctttccacacaggGAGCATTGGTAGGGCTTTTCCCgggtgtgtgtcctctcatgctctTTTAGGTTCCCTGAtcgggtaaaactctttccacactgggaacattggaaaggcttttctagtgtgtgtgtcctctcatgctctTTTAGATTCTCTAACCGGGTAAaattctttccacactgggaacatttgaaaggtttttctcctgtgtgtgtcctcgcaTGCCTATTCAGGTCCCCTAACTGGGTAAAActttttccacactgggagcagaggtgaggcttctctcctgtgtgtgttgtctcatgTTTTTTCAGATACCCTActtgggtaaaactctttccacacaggGAGCATGGGTAGGGCTTTTcccgtgtgtgtgtcctctcatgctctTTTAGGTTCCCTAACCGTGTGAaattctttccacactgggaacattggaaaggcttttctcctgtgtgtgttctctcatgcCTATTCAGGTCccctaactgggtaaaactctttccacactgagagcagaggtgaggcttctctcctgtgtgtgcttTCTCGTGGTTTTTCAGATGCGCTAAGtaggtaaaactctttccacactgggagcagtggaaaggcttctGTCCTGTGTGTATTTTCTCATGATCTTTTAGGttccctaactgggtaaaacgctttccacactgggagcattggaaaggtttttcccctgtgtgtattctctcgtgatCTTTTAggctccctaactgggtaaaacgCTTTTCACAGTGAGAgcattggaaaggcttctctcctgtgtgtattctctcatgctccTTAAGGCTACCTAACAACCtaaaactttttccacattgggaacagtggtaaggcttctctcctgtgtgtattttcttATGTCTTTTCAGGCTCGCTAACTGAATAAAATtctttccacattgggaacattggaaaggcttctctcctgtgtgtgtcctctcatgctttTTCAGGTTCTGTAACttagtaaaactctttccacagttgAAGCAGTGGCGTCGTCTCGCTGGTTTGGACGTCTCTGTGACTGGCTCCTCTGAGGGACTCTTGCTGCTGTCAGAGTGAGAGTCTGAtctctctcctgccaaagacaaacaGAGTATTTAGTTCAGCAGATTATTTAGTGAAACCTGAAATGAAACCTCCACATACATTTTACTTTGACATCTTAGTCGTTTAGAAGACACTGTTATCCAGAGTGAAAGCATCAACAGTTAAGATGATAAGCCCTGAATGACTAATTAGGAGTTCACAGCGAAGCTCCCGAAAACCCTGTTGTTATTCTCTTTCTTCTACTTATTGAACATTCCCATTTATATCTACAATCAACTTGAAATATTTTAGGGTCATCCAATCCATTACCATGATGAACCACGTTAAGTTTGGCATTGAATTCTTACAAAACGGACGGAAATTAATTAACGATTTACTTTTATTTAATGCTAATGATTTAAAATAAATCATTAAACAAATTTACTTCTCATAAACTAAGTCAGATTCACTCCAAATTTGGTCTTTGGACTCATGACATCAGACTTTAAAGGTTTTGGTTGCTGCATTTAAACATGGCCGCACTGTAGCTATAGATGCACGTTAGCACA
Protein-coding sequences here:
- the LOC109885788 gene encoding gastrula zinc finger protein XlCGF26.1-like codes for the protein MNSLNYYPGVKEEEVCWTEKEGLVKEEKEEEAVTVKKEVEGEAVTVKEVTVTEEEVIVEEFTVKEEEAFSVKEEDAVFGVEEEGEGEITVTLKEEEEEEDTGDLINTRERSDSHSDSSKSPSEEPVTETSKPARRRHCFNCGKSFTKLQNLKKHERTHTGEKPFQCSQCGKNFIQLASLKRHKKIHTGEKPYHCSQCGKSFRLLGSLKEHERIHTGEKPFQCSHCEKRFTQLGSLKDHERIHTGEKPFQCSQCGKRFTQLGNLKDHEKIHTGQKPFHCSQCGKSFTYLAHLKNHEKAHTGEKPHLCSQCGKSFTQLGDLNRHERTHTGEKPFQCSQCGKNFTRLGNLKEHERTHTREKPYPCSLCGKSFTQVGYLKKHETTHTGEKPHLCSQCGKSFTQLGDLNRHARTHTGEKPFKCSQCGKNFTRLENLKEHERTHTLEKPFQCSQCGKSFTRSGNLKEHERTHTREKPYQCSLCGKSFTHFGYLKKHGRTHTQERSLTSAS